A stretch of the Massilia sp. W12 genome encodes the following:
- a CDS encoding DMT family transporter: MTNPSPEAPLRLASWRELALLALLTLCWGLNWPVMKLGVQDYPPLAFRAISMGLGLLVLYVIARIGKVALAAPRAHWRQIMLLGIPNMVIWHVFIILAVKQLSSGRSAILGYTMPLWAALLAWLLYREKLSARAAFGLACAGAGVALLLQQEWLSLSGRPLGLLCALIAAAGWALGTILLKRDAPPLPTICLTFWMLAQALLCLCLGSLLFERAAWRAPDAKTWAAIWYNAVVVFGFAHVAWFRLARLLPPLASGLSVMLIPMVGVFSGAWLLWETPHWQDYAALCLMLLAMGAVLLQKKE; encoded by the coding sequence ATGACCAATCCCTCTCCTGAAGCGCCGCTGCGTTTAGCGTCCTGGCGCGAATTAGCCTTGCTGGCTTTGCTCACTCTGTGCTGGGGCTTGAATTGGCCGGTGATGAAACTCGGGGTGCAAGATTATCCGCCGCTGGCGTTTCGCGCTATTTCCATGGGCTTGGGTTTGCTGGTGCTGTATGTGATTGCGCGCATCGGTAAAGTTGCGCTGGCCGCGCCGCGTGCGCACTGGCGTCAGATCATGCTGTTGGGCATACCGAATATGGTGATCTGGCATGTGTTTATCATTCTGGCGGTCAAGCAATTGAGTTCGGGCCGCAGCGCGATTCTGGGCTACACCATGCCGCTCTGGGCCGCCTTGCTGGCCTGGCTGCTGTATCGTGAAAAACTGAGCGCGCGCGCGGCATTCGGCCTGGCTTGCGCCGGGGCCGGGGTGGCGCTCTTATTGCAGCAGGAATGGCTAAGCCTGTCCGGGCGTCCCTTGGGTTTGCTGTGCGCCTTGATCGCGGCTGCCGGCTGGGCTTTGGGGACGATTTTGCTCAAGCGCGATGCGCCGCCGCTGCCCACCATCTGCCTGACTTTCTGGATGTTGGCGCAAGCCCTGCTCTGCCTGTGCCTGGGCAGCTTGCTGTTTGAGCGCGCTGCCTGGCGCGCGCCCGATGCCAAAACCTGGGCCGCGATCTGGTACAACGCGGTGGTGGTGTTTGGCTTTGCGCATGTGGCCTGGTTTCGCTTAGCGCGCCTGTTGCCGCCGCTGGCGTCCGGCCTGTCGGTGATGTTAATTCCCATGGTGGGGGTGTTTTCCGGGGCCTGGCTGCTGTGGGAAACGCCGCATTGGCAGGATTATGCGGCGCTGTGCTTGATGCTGCTGGCGATGGGCGCGGTGTTGTTGCAGAAAAAAGAATGA
- the egtB gene encoding ergothioneine biosynthesis protein EgtB: protein MGAAEKFQQVRQHTLALIEGLSAEDCCVQAMPDASPAKWHLAHTSWFFETFILARFAPGFQPFDAAYKVLFNSYYQGVGEQYPRPKRGLLTRPALPEVLAYRRHVEHGILQLLQAAPADQALLSLLELGLQHEQQHQELLLTDVKYLLSCNPLAPAWRVDCRASSPETQAMHAPQSAWRSCEGGLQEIGASGAGFCFDNELPRHTVYTAPFAIAATPVSNAQWLAFIEAGGYQEPQYWLAEGWDMLRREGWQAPLYWRRQNSAWQAFTLNGLQTLPLAAPVMHISYFEADAFARWAKARLPSEAEWEIAQAQGVLEHAFDRVWQWTQSSYAPYPGFQIPPGAVGEYNGKFMVNQYVLRGASLATPTGHARATYRNFFPASARWQFAGLRLARDLT, encoded by the coding sequence ATGGGCGCGGCGGAAAAATTTCAACAGGTGCGCCAGCACACCCTGGCGCTGATCGAAGGCTTATCAGCGGAAGATTGCTGTGTGCAGGCGATGCCGGACGCGAGTCCGGCGAAATGGCATTTGGCGCACACCAGCTGGTTTTTTGAAACCTTTATCCTGGCGCGCTTTGCACCCGGCTTCCAGCCCTTCGATGCGGCCTATAAAGTCTTATTCAATTCCTATTACCAGGGGGTGGGCGAACAATATCCACGTCCCAAACGCGGACTGCTGACCCGTCCCGCGCTGCCTGAAGTGCTGGCCTACCGCCGCCATGTGGAGCACGGCATTCTGCAACTCTTGCAAGCCGCCCCGGCGGATCAAGCGCTGCTAAGCTTGCTCGAACTTGGCTTGCAACACGAGCAGCAGCACCAGGAATTATTGCTGACCGATGTCAAATATCTCTTGTCCTGCAATCCGCTGGCCCCAGCCTGGCGCGTGGACTGTCGCGCCAGCAGTCCCGAAACGCAGGCCATGCATGCGCCGCAGAGCGCGTGGCGCAGTTGCGAAGGCGGTTTGCAGGAAATCGGCGCAAGCGGCGCGGGCTTTTGTTTTGACAATGAATTGCCGCGTCACACTGTGTATACCGCGCCGTTTGCGATTGCCGCAACGCCGGTCAGCAATGCGCAATGGCTGGCGTTCATCGAGGCCGGCGGCTACCAGGAGCCGCAATATTGGCTGGCCGAGGGCTGGGATATGCTGCGGCGCGAAGGCTGGCAGGCGCCGCTGTACTGGCGCCGGCAGAACAGCGCCTGGCAGGCGTTCACCTTAAACGGCCTGCAAACGCTGCCGCTGGCGGCCCCGGTGATGCATATCTCTTATTTTGAAGCCGATGCCTTTGCGCGCTGGGCCAAGGCGCGCCTGCCGAGTGAGGCGGAATGGGAAATCGCGCAGGCGCAAGGTGTGCTCGAACATGCGTTTGACCGGGTATGGCAATGGACGCAGAGCAGTTATGCGCCCTACCCCGGTTTTCAGATTCCGCCCGGCGCAGTCGGTGAATACAATGGCAAATTCATGGTGAATCAATATGTCTTGCGCGGCGCCTCGCTGGCCACGCCAACCGGCCATGCGCGCGCCACCTACCGCAATTTCTTCCCCGCCAGCGCGCGCTGGCAATTTGCGGGCTTGCGCCTGGCGCGGGATTTGACTTGA
- the pyrF gene encoding orotidine-5'-phosphate decarboxylase yields the protein MKFVEKLNAAWQRNDSLLCVGLDPDMDKLPEDLQMAPDGIFNFCRAIIDATADLVCAFKPQIAYFASQGAEDQLEAVCAYVRETYPHIPLILDAKRGDIGATAAQYAKEAYERYKADAVTVNPYMGFDSVQPYLEWKDRGVIILCRTSNAGGSDLQFLQVGDMPLYQYVAQLVAQKWNANGQCALVVGATFPQELAAVRALVGEMPLLVPGVGAQGGDIQATVQAGQTANGLGMMINSSRAILYAKPHDDEDFAAAARRAALHTRDEINKFRQA from the coding sequence ATGAAATTTGTCGAAAAATTGAATGCAGCCTGGCAGCGTAATGATTCCCTGTTGTGCGTGGGCCTGGACCCGGACATGGACAAACTGCCGGAAGACTTGCAAATGGCGCCGGACGGGATTTTCAATTTCTGCCGCGCCATCATCGACGCCACCGCTGATCTGGTGTGCGCCTTCAAACCGCAAATCGCCTATTTCGCCTCGCAAGGCGCGGAAGACCAGCTCGAAGCGGTATGCGCCTATGTGCGCGAAACCTATCCCCATATCCCTTTGATTTTGGACGCCAAGCGCGGCGACATCGGCGCCACCGCTGCGCAATACGCCAAAGAAGCATACGAGCGTTACAAAGCCGATGCCGTGACGGTCAATCCGTATATGGGTTTTGATTCGGTGCAACCGTATCTGGAATGGAAAGACCGGGGCGTGATTATTTTATGCCGCACCTCCAATGCCGGCGGCTCCGATCTGCAGTTTTTGCAGGTAGGCGATATGCCGCTCTACCAATATGTGGCGCAACTGGTGGCGCAAAAATGGAACGCCAACGGCCAATGCGCTCTGGTGGTCGGCGCCACCTTCCCGCAGGAATTGGCGGCAGTGCGCGCCCTGGTGGGCGAAATGCCCTTGCTGGTGCCGGGCGTGGGCGCGCAGGGCGGCGATATTCAAGCCACCGTGCAAGCCGGGCAAACCGCCAACGGCCTTGGCATGATGATCAATTCCTCGCGCGCGATTTTGTACGCCAAGCCGCACGATGATGAAGACTTTGCCGCCGCCGCGCGCCGCGCCGCGCTGCATACGCGCGATGAAATCAATAAATTCCGCCAAGCATAA
- the sbcB gene encoding exodeoxyribonuclease I: MSIQHSFLWHDYETFGANPRADRPAQFAAIRTNADLEEVGKPIMLYCQPGLDYLPDAQSCLITGITPQQCLERGVPEYQFAQTIEAAFAQPGTVGCGYNTLRFDDEVTRFLLWRNLLDPYAREWQNGCGRWDILDMARTTWALRPEGLQWPRNEEGKISFRLEHLSAANGIVHEQAHDALSDVRATIAMARLIRQAQPRLYDFCFALHKKERVKQELGLHLPLEQRRPVLHVSGMFGVERGCLALVFPLAEHPHNKNEVIVWDCAFDPDELFSLDAEQARLRMFSKTEDLPPGVARLPIKTIHLNRSPVVISALKTLSAARAEEFGMNLAQAQQHAEQLRAALQSADLSALWRDLYAREDWQSQDVDLDLYGGFVGPDDRRQLNSLRALDGDALAAKRLHFQDPRLEELLFRYRARNFPDSLNEAEQMRWMELCSARLLEGAGGARDLDSLLAQLDQLQEGADERTMEILEQVHAWAEQIAPM, translated from the coding sequence ATGTCCATCCAGCACAGCTTTCTCTGGCACGATTACGAAACTTTTGGCGCCAATCCGCGCGCTGACCGGCCGGCCCAGTTCGCCGCCATCCGCACCAATGCCGATCTGGAAGAAGTGGGCAAACCCATCATGCTGTATTGCCAGCCGGGGCTGGATTATCTGCCGGATGCGCAATCCTGTTTAATCACCGGCATCACGCCGCAGCAATGCCTGGAACGCGGCGTGCCGGAATATCAGTTCGCGCAAACCATTGAAGCCGCTTTCGCCCAGCCGGGCACGGTCGGTTGCGGCTATAACACCCTGCGTTTTGATGATGAGGTGACGCGCTTTTTGTTGTGGCGCAATTTGCTCGATCCTTATGCGCGCGAGTGGCAAAACGGTTGCGGGCGCTGGGATATTCTGGATATGGCGCGCACCACCTGGGCGCTGCGCCCGGAAGGTTTGCAGTGGCCGCGCAATGAGGAGGGCAAAATCAGTTTCCGGCTGGAACATTTGAGCGCGGCCAACGGCATTGTGCATGAGCAGGCGCATGATGCGCTGTCAGATGTGCGCGCCACCATCGCCATGGCGCGCTTAATCCGTCAGGCGCAGCCGCGTTTATATGATTTTTGCTTTGCGCTGCATAAAAAAGAGCGCGTGAAACAGGAGTTGGGCTTGCATTTGCCGCTGGAACAGCGCCGCCCGGTGTTGCATGTCTCGGGTATGTTCGGGGTCGAGCGCGGTTGTCTGGCGCTGGTGTTTCCGCTGGCGGAGCATCCGCATAATAAAAATGAAGTCATCGTCTGGGATTGCGCTTTTGATCCGGACGAACTGTTCAGCCTGGATGCGGAACAGGCCCGCCTGCGCATGTTTTCCAAGACGGAAGATTTGCCGCCCGGCGTGGCCCGTCTGCCGATTAAAACCATCCATCTGAACCGCTCGCCGGTAGTGATTTCCGCTCTCAAAACCTTGAGCGCGGCGCGCGCCGAGGAGTTCGGCATGAATCTGGCGCAGGCGCAGCAGCATGCCGAACAATTACGCGCCGCCCTGCAAAGCGCGGATTTGAGCGCGCTGTGGCGCGATTTGTATGCGCGCGAAGATTGGCAAAGCCAGGATGTGGACTTGGATTTGTACGGCGGTTTTGTCGGCCCGGACGACCGGCGCCAACTCAACAGCCTGCGCGCGCTGGATGGCGATGCGCTGGCGGCGAAACGCTTGCATTTTCAAGATCCGCGTCTGGAAGAATTGCTGTTTCGCTACCGCGCCCGCAACTTCCCCGACAGCCTGAACGAGGCTGAACAAATGCGCTGGATGGAACTTTGCTCTGCGCGCCTGCTGGAAGGCGCTGGCGGCGCGCGCGATCTCGACAGCCTGCTGGCGCAGTTGGATCAATTGCAGGAAGGCGCGGATGAGCGCACCATGGAAATTCTGGAACAGGTGCACGCCTGGGCCGAACAAATTGCGCCGATGTGA
- the egtD gene encoding L-histidine N(alpha)-methyltransferase produces the protein MRDTALAPESAADLALRQEISSGLQQACPVISPKFLYDDMGSRLFEAICLLPEYYLTRTEARIFSRHQDEILSALGQDICLIEPGAGSCEKAQKLLQAGLAAWQYVALDISADFLQQAASRLRQHFPQLEVMAHSMDFSREFELPAQAQTARRVFFYPGSSIGNFMPEQAVDLMGRMRDAMDEDGGLLIGVDMKKPKRILDAAYDDAMGLTAAFNLNLLRNVNRILEADFDLREWQHQGFYNVAQGRVEMHLAAKHELLAQWPGGARRFERGESIHTENSYKYTLDEFAALLKRASFAVKQVWQDEDAWFSVIYAKPV, from the coding sequence ATGCGTGACACGGCTCTGGCGCCTGAGAGCGCCGCTGATCTGGCCCTGCGCCAAGAAATCAGCTCAGGCTTGCAGCAAGCCTGCCCTGTGATTTCTCCCAAATTTTTATATGACGACATGGGTTCGCGTCTGTTTGAAGCGATTTGCCTTTTGCCTGAATATTATTTAACCCGCACTGAGGCGCGCATTTTCAGCCGCCATCAGGATGAAATATTAAGCGCGCTGGGGCAGGATATCTGCCTGATCGAACCCGGCGCCGGCAGTTGCGAAAAAGCGCAAAAACTGCTGCAAGCGGGTCTGGCGGCGTGGCAATATGTGGCGCTGGATATTTCCGCCGATTTTCTGCAGCAGGCCGCCAGCCGCCTGCGTCAGCATTTCCCGCAGCTGGAGGTAATGGCGCATAGCATGGATTTTTCGCGCGAATTTGAGCTGCCCGCACAAGCCCAAACCGCGCGCCGGGTGTTTTTCTATCCCGGTTCCTCGATTGGCAATTTCATGCCTGAGCAGGCGGTGGATTTGATGGGGCGCATGCGCGACGCCATGGATGAAGATGGCGGCTTGCTGATCGGGGTCGATATGAAAAAACCCAAGCGCATCCTGGACGCCGCCTATGATGATGCGATGGGCTTGACGGCGGCTTTCAATCTGAATCTGCTGCGCAATGTGAACCGCATTCTGGAAGCCGATTTTGATTTGCGCGAATGGCAACACCAGGGTTTTTACAATGTCGCGCAAGGCCGGGTGGAAATGCATCTGGCCGCCAAACATGAGCTGCTGGCGCAATGGCCGGGCGGCGCGCGCCGCTTTGAACGGGGCGAATCGATTCACACTGAAAACAGCTATAAATACACGCTGGATGAATTCGCCGCCCTGCTCAAACGCGCCAGCTTTGCTGTGAAACAGGTGTGGCAGGATGAGGATGCCTGGTTCTCCGTGATTTATGCGAAGCCGGTATGA
- a CDS encoding 3'-5' exonuclease, giving the protein MTYSTDLSAPLVMLDFETTDMGPEMGGRITEVAALRIEGRQITQRFVSLVNCGAYVSPFITQLTGITQKMVDGAPPAAEIVPALLEFIGSDVLAAHNASFDQKFLLNEARLQGIQPRHAGMLCSVMLARRLLPGYRSYSLGQIAAARGIAFSSRAHRAEADAEVAAHLVLQMVDKLGRDFGHASIAPQLLLQINQKSAAQTPAFLRKQLFEQA; this is encoded by the coding sequence ATGACTTACAGCACAGATTTATCCGCGCCGCTGGTGATGCTGGACTTTGAAACCACCGATATGGGGCCGGAAATGGGCGGCCGCATCACGGAAGTGGCGGCTTTACGCATCGAGGGCAGGCAAATCACGCAGCGCTTTGTTTCGCTGGTGAATTGCGGCGCCTATGTGTCGCCTTTTATCACGCAATTGACCGGCATCACGCAAAAAATGGTGGATGGCGCGCCGCCGGCGGCGGAAATCGTGCCGGCGCTGCTTGAATTTATCGGCAGCGATGTGTTGGCCGCGCATAACGCCAGTTTTGATCAGAAATTTTTACTCAATGAGGCGCGCTTGCAGGGCATACAGCCGCGCCACGCCGGCATGCTGTGCTCGGTGATGCTGGCGCGCCGCCTCTTGCCGGGTTACCGCAGCTACAGTCTGGGCCAGATTGCCGCTGCGCGCGGGATTGCCTTTTCTTCGCGTGCGCACCGGGCGGAAGCGGATGCGGAGGTGGCGGCGCATCTGGTGTTGCAGATGGTGGATAAGCTGGGGCGCGATTTTGGCCACGCCAGCATTGCGCCGCAACTCTTATTGCAGATCAATCAAAAGAGCGCGGCGCAAACCCCGGCGTTTTTACGCAAGCAGCTGTTTGAGCAGGCATAA
- a CDS encoding FMN-binding glutamate synthase family protein → MFASRYLCFYLCCGCALGSALALSDALWRQHVWLWLLFLLAAALSVLGLHDIKQKRRAILRNYPILAHFRFLFEAIRPEIRQYFLEDDTEARPFSRNQRSLVYQRAKQETDKRPFGTQLDVYANDYEWINHSIVPGQPASHDFRIEIGNHPDCPRAQPYSASVFNISAMSFGALSANAILALNGGAKKGNFMHDTGEGSISVHHRTHGGDLVWEIGSGYFGCRTPDGKFSLDKFKQNAAAPQVKMIEVKLSQGAKPGHGGVLPGAKVSAEIAAARGVQIGEDCISPPCHSAFATPLELLHFIETLRNASGGKPTGFKLSIGHPWEFFAIVKAMLECDIVPDFIVVDGGEGGTGAAPVEFSDHIGTPLQEALLLAHNTLVGANLRAKIKLGASGKVISAFDIARTLALGADWCNSARGFMFALGCIQSQSCHTDRCPTGVTTQDPKRQQALYVPDKIERVYHFHQNTLKALRELVAAAGLNHPSELRPHHLVRRISSSQVRLAANLLPYIKPGQLLDAAQLAELPPVFQYYWPLAQAGSFLAGRVPILQNSSTS, encoded by the coding sequence ATGTTCGCTTCGCGCTATCTGTGTTTTTATCTGTGTTGCGGCTGTGCTTTGGGCAGCGCGCTTGCGCTGAGCGATGCGCTGTGGCGCCAACATGTCTGGCTGTGGCTGCTGTTTTTGCTGGCTGCCGCGCTCAGCGTGCTGGGCCTGCACGACATCAAACAAAAGCGGCGCGCGATTTTGCGCAATTACCCGATACTGGCGCATTTCCGCTTTTTATTTGAAGCGATCCGCCCTGAAATCCGCCAATATTTTTTGGAAGACGACACCGAGGCGCGCCCGTTTTCGCGCAACCAGCGCAGCCTGGTGTATCAGCGCGCCAAGCAGGAAACCGATAAACGCCCGTTTGGCACCCAGCTCGATGTGTACGCCAATGACTATGAATGGATTAACCACTCAATTGTGCCGGGGCAGCCGGCCAGCCATGATTTCCGCATCGAAATCGGCAATCACCCGGACTGCCCGCGCGCCCAGCCTTACAGCGCATCTGTGTTCAATATTTCCGCCATGAGTTTCGGCGCGCTCTCGGCGAATGCGATTCTGGCCTTGAACGGCGGCGCCAAAAAAGGCAATTTCATGCACGACACCGGCGAAGGCAGCATCAGCGTGCATCACCGCACGCATGGCGGCGACCTGGTGTGGGAAATCGGCTCAGGCTATTTTGGCTGCCGCACGCCGGACGGCAAATTTTCGCTGGACAAATTCAAACAAAACGCCGCCGCGCCGCAAGTCAAAATGATTGAAGTCAAACTCTCGCAAGGCGCCAAACCGGGCCATGGCGGGGTTTTGCCCGGGGCCAAGGTGAGCGCCGAAATCGCCGCCGCGCGCGGCGTGCAAATTGGCGAAGACTGCATCTCGCCGCCCTGCCACAGCGCGTTTGCCACGCCGCTGGAATTGCTGCATTTCATTGAAACCTTGCGCAATGCCTCGGGCGGCAAGCCGACCGGCTTTAAACTCTCGATTGGCCACCCCTGGGAATTTTTTGCGATTGTCAAAGCCATGCTGGAGTGCGACATCGTGCCGGATTTCATTGTGGTGGATGGCGGCGAAGGCGGCACCGGAGCGGCGCCGGTGGAGTTTTCCGACCACATCGGCACGCCTTTGCAAGAAGCGCTGCTATTGGCGCACAACACCCTGGTAGGGGCGAATTTGCGCGCCAAAATCAAGCTCGGCGCCTCGGGCAAGGTGATTTCCGCGTTTGACATCGCGCGCACCCTGGCCCTGGGCGCGGATTGGTGCAATAGCGCGCGCGGCTTTATGTTTGCGCTGGGCTGCATCCAATCGCAAAGCTGCCACACCGACCGCTGCCCGACCGGCGTCACCACCCAAGACCCCAAGCGCCAGCAGGCTTTGTATGTGCCGGACAAAATTGAGCGGGTGTACCACTTCCATCAAAACACCTTGAAAGCCTTGCGCGAACTGGTGGCGGCGGCCGGCTTGAACCACCCCTCAGAACTGCGCCCGCATCACCTGGTGCGCCGCATTTCCAGCAGCCAGGTGCGGCTGGCGGCGAATCTGCTGCCGTATATCAAGCCCGGGCAATTGCTGGATGCGGCGCAATTGGCGGAGTTGCCGCCGGTGTTTCAGTATTATTGGCCGCTGGCGCAGGCGGGGTCGTTTTTGGCTGGAAGAGTACCTATACTACA